Proteins found in one Pyrus communis chromosome 15, drPyrComm1.1, whole genome shotgun sequence genomic segment:
- the LOC137718402 gene encoding protein PHOSPHATE-INDUCED 1-like has protein sequence MAAFAILKLALVFSLFHFSSAARNLAETSDQNQMQFQYHNGPLLTGTFSVNLIWYGRFTPSQRAIVSDFLTSLSKPTSDQPSVATWWKSIEKYYHLSKKPTSSLALSLGTQVLDENYSLGKSLTSRQIQQLASKGAQNYGINVVLTASDVLVDGFCMNSCGTHGSSNGGSQIRGSKTKFTYIWVGNSETQCPGQCAWPFHQPIYGPQSPPLVAPNNDVGLDGMVINLASLMAGTVTNPFGNGYFQGPKEAPLEAASACPGVYGKGSYPGYAGDLLVDPTTGASYNAHGSNGKKYLLPALYDPSTSACSTLV, from the coding sequence atggCAGCTTTTGCAATTTTGAAACTAGCCcttgtattttctttgtttcattTCAGCTCAGCAGCTAGGAACCTTGCTGAAACTTCGGACCAAAACCAAATGCAATTCCAGTACCACAACGGCCCTCTTCTCACCGGAACATTCTCCGTCAACTTGATCTGGTACGGCCGCTTCACCCCCTCCCAGCGTGCAATCGTTTCCGATTTTCTCACCTCCCTATCCAAACCCACCTCCGACCAACCGTCCGTCGCCACATGGTGGAAGTCCATAGAGAAATACTACCACCTCTCGAAAAAGCCCACTTCATCTCTCGCCCTGTCTCTGGGAACCCAAGTTCTTGATGAGAATTACTCTCTAGGAAAATCCCTCACTTCCCGCCAGATCCAACAGCTGGCCTCAAAGGGCGCCCAAAACTACGGGATCAATGTCGTTTTGACAGCGTCTGATGTCCTTGTCGATGGGTTTTGCATGAACTCGTGCGGGACCCACGGATCATCCAACGGCGGCAGTCAAATCAGAGGATCAAAAACCAAGTTTACTTACATTTGGGTCGGAAACTCTGAGACCCAATGCCCAGGGCAATGCGCGTGGCCGTTCCACCAGCCCATCTATGGACCCCAGAGCCCACCTCTCGTGGCCCCCAACAACGACGTGGGCCTGGACGGCATGGTGATCAACCTGGCTAGTCTTATGGCGGGGACCGTGACCAACCCCTTCGGAAATGGCTACTTCCAGGGTCCGAAGGAGGCTCCTTTGGAAGCTGCTTCCGCTTGCCCCGGGGTCTACGGCAAAGGGTCCTATCCTGGTTACGCTGGGGACCTACTGGTGGACCCCACAACCGGAGCTAGCTACAATGCTCATGGATCTAATGGGAAGAAGTACTTGCTTCCTGCTTTGTACGACCCTTCGACTTCCGCTTGTTCTACTTTGGTTTAG
- the LOC137718467 gene encoding protein PHOSPHATE-INDUCED 1-like, with protein MGLNSSQWLMKLFVVATLFQVSFGSSRLFQVSLATRKLSELVQDQTQLLKYHNGPLLSGKITINLIWYGNFKPSQKAIVSDFISSLSSSSPSKNPQPSVAAWWKTTEKYYHLTSNKKSSNSLSLSLGRQILDQGYSVGKSLTTKQIVALAAKGDQKNAINVVLTSADVVVDGFCMNRCGTHGSASGSSKTGHTKGSKNSKFAYIWVGNSETQCPGQCAWPFHQPIYGPQSPPLVAPNNDVGLDGMVINLASLLAGTATNPFGNGYFQGPAEAPLEASSACPGVYGKGAYPGYAGDLLQDPTTGASYNANGSNGRKYLLPALYNPATSSCSTLV; from the coding sequence atgGGTTTGAATTCTAGTCAATGGCTTATGAAGCTGTTTGTTGTGGCCACCTTGTTCCAAGTTTCATTTGGTTCCAGCAGGTTGTTCCAAGTCTCATTGGCAACAAGGAAGCTGAGCGAGCTTGTCCAAGACCAAACCCAGCTCCTCAAATACCACAACGGCCCTCTCCTCTCCGGCAAAATTACCATCAACCTCATCTGGTACGGTAACTTCAAGCCGTCCCAGAAAGCCATTGTTTCCGATTTCATCTCCTCCTTGTCCTCCTCCTCCCCTTCCAAAAACCCCCAACCCTCCGTCGCCGCCTGGTGGAAGACCACCGAGAAATACTACCACCTCACCTCCAACAAAAAGTCCTCCaactccctctccctctctctgggGAGACAGATTCTCGACCAAGGCTACTCCGTCGGCAAATCCCTCACCACCAAACAGATTGTCGCATTGGCCGCAAAGGGCGACCAGAAAAACGCCATCAACGTTGTCCTGACATCCGCCGACGTGGTTGTCGATGGCTTCTGTATGAACCGGTGCGGGACCCACGGATCTGCCTCCGGCTCTTCCAAAACCGGACACACCAAGGGCAGCAAGAACTCAAAGTTCGCTTACATTTGGGTCGGAAACTCGGAAACCCAATGCCCGGGGCAGTGCGCGTGGCCATTCCACCAGCCCATCTATGGACCCCAGAGCCCACCCCTTGTAGCCCCCAACAACGACGTGGGCCTCGACGGCATGGTCATCAACCTCGCTAGCCTCCTGGCCGGGACAGCCACCAATCCATTCGGAAATGGATACTTCCAGGGCCCGGCCGAGGCACCACTAGAAGCTTCCTCGGCCTGCCCTGGGGTTTACGGGAAGGGAGCTTATCCTGGTTATGCCGGGGACTTGCTGCAGGACCCCACCACCGGAGCCAGCTACAATGCCAATGGTTCTAACGGAAGGAAGTACTTGCTTCCTGCACTGTATAATcctgcaacttcatcttgttcCACTTTGGTTTAG
- the LOC137718341 gene encoding protein PHOSPHATE-INDUCED 1-like, with protein MGLSSSQWLMKLFVVATLFQVSFGSSRLFQVSLATRKLSELVQDQTQLLKYHNGPLLSGKITINLIWYGNFKPSQKAIVSDFISSLSSSSPSKTPQPSVAAWWKTTEKYYHLTSNKKSSNSLSLSLGRQILDQGYSVGKSLTTKQIVALAAKGDQKNAINVVLTSADVVVDGFCMNRCGTHGSASGSSKTGHTKGSKNSKFAYIWVGNSETQCPGQCAWPFHQPIYGPQSPPLVAPNNDVGLDGMVINLASLLAGTATNPFGNGYFQGPAEAPLEASSACPGVYGKGAYPGYAGDLLQDPTTGASYNANGSNGRKYLLPALYNPATSSCSTLV; from the coding sequence atgGGTTTGAGTTCTAGTCAATGGCTTATGAAGCTGTTTGTTGTGGCCACCTTGTTCCAAGTTTCATTTGGTTCCAGCAGGTTGTTCCAAGTCTCATTGGCAACAAGGAAGCTGAGCGAGCTTGTCCAAGACCAAACCCAGCTCCTCAAATACCACAACGGCCCTCTCCTCTCCGGCAAAATTACCATCAACCTCATCTGGTACGGTAACTTCAAGCCGTCCCAGAAAGCCATTGTTTCCGATTTCATCTCCTCCTTGTCCTCCTCCTCCCCTTCCAAAACCCCCCAACCCTCCGTCGCCGCCTGGTGGAAGACCACCGAGAAATACTACCACCTCACCTCCAACAAAAAGTCCTCCaactccctctccctctctctgggGAGACAGATTCTCGACCAAGGCTACTCCGTCGGCAAATCCCTCACCACCAAACAGATTGTCGCATTGGCCGCAAAGGGCGACCAGAAAAACGCCATCAACGTTGTCCTGACATCCGCCGACGTGGTTGTCGATGGCTTCTGTATGAACCGGTGCGGGACCCACGGATCTGCCTCCGGCTCTTCCAAAACCGGACACACAAAGGGCAGCAAGAACTCCAAGTTCGCTTACATTTGGGTCGGAAACTCGGAAACCCAATGCCCGGGGCAGTGCGCGTGGCCATTCCACCAGCCCATCTATGGACCCCAGAGCCCACCCCTTGTAGCCCCTAACAACGACGTGGGTCTCGACGGCATGGTCATCAACCTCGCTAGCCTCCTGGCCGGGACAGCTACCAATCCATTCGGAAATGGATACTTCCAGGGCCCGGCCGAGGCACCACTAGAAGCTTCCTCGGCCTGCCCTGGGGTTTACGGGAAGGGAGCTTATCCTGGTTATGCCGGGGACTTGCTGCAGGACCCCACCACCGGAGCCAGCTACAATGCCAATGGTTCTAACGGAAGGAAGTACTTGCTTCCTGCACTGTATAATcctgcaacttcatcttgttcCACTTTGGTTTAG